GCAAGGCAGCTTACGGGCTTCCGGGGGTCCTCCACCTCCCGGATGCTGAGGTTCTCCAGTGGGATGATCCCCCGCGGCTCCTTATCCTGCGAGAGAGGAGCACGCAGCCAGCCTCACGGGCTGCCGGGGCCCTGCCGCCGAGGGAGGGGGCCGGCCGCCGCCCGCGCTTACCGTCGTGTACTCGAAGTAATAGAGGCAGTTGTCCGTGAGGATGAACCATCGCCGCTTCCAGGTCTTGACGCGCCCGCCTGCAAGCAGAGGCCGTGAGCAGAGCCGCGCCGGCAGGAGCCTGGCCCGGACCTGCCCAGGCGACCGTCGTCAGAGGGCCACCAGGAGCCAAGCGTGGTTTTGTTTCCTTCCTTGTGAAAACGCACAACCGTCTGTCCAACACTCAGCCGCGTCCTGACCAGCCGTGTGGCCTGGGCCATTCGGACGGCTTCTGCCCACCTGGCGACACGTGGGCGCGCGGCCTGGTGCTTTGCTGGGTCCCATGGGCACCCCACCCTGGCTGCCGCTGCCCTCTCAGCCCCCTGGGCACCCAGACAACTCAATTGCTTTCCCAATGCGCCTCCTGGAAATCAGTTGTGATGAATGGGCTTAATTTCCCCACGTGGAAATGACACCGATGGCAGCGGGCCATCCGCCCAGGGCTCAATCCCTTCCATCAGGGCTCTGGTCACATGACCGAGCTCTGCGCGGCCCTGGGATCCATCAAAACCAATTATTCCTCGGCCCAGGGAATTGTGAGATTGAATCAATCTCTTAACAAGATCTGGGACACGcacgtaaacacacacacacagctcatcTGTGTCTACGCCTTTCTCTATGGAAGAGAAATGTTTTTCACCCTTAAGTATTCAGCAGAGAAAACTGGCTTCACATTCCAGCCCCTGCTCCTGACAAGCTTACACACAATGACGAGAAAAGCGCAGGTGTGGGAGCTGACACGCGACcacgggcagagggaggagcGGCTCGTCCTGCCCCGTGGCTCCCGAGGCGACCATGGTCCTCGGGGGCGCGGCCCCTTCCCCACAGCACACGTGCAAGCGGGTGCGGGCCATCGGGCTGAGGCACGGGGCCATCCCTGCACGGAGGCGTGGGGGCATGGGGGACATGGGGGACACTGGCCCGCCCCCTGGTCATCTCGGGGCTGAGGTTGCAGAGGTCCAGGGGGAGGCGGCTTCAGGAGGGAGCCCCAACAGCTGGAATTTGGTGTCCGTGGGTAGACCTTGGAGAGCCCTCGGGGACCCTCACTGATGGGACATCTGTTCTcctgaggccaggcctggggagggcctAGGCCATGCTGTGAAGGCAGGTCTGGCTGGGTCTCCCCTTCTCCCTGACAGGCTGCCCCCGCCCTCCGGTCCCTGTCCCAAGGGTCTGACCACGTGCCTCCCCAAGATTCTTGCTGCTCCCTCCAAGGACCTTGGGCCCACCCCAGCTCCCAAATtgggccccagggcctttgctccagctgctcctcagcccagagccagctctccccccccacccccacccccgatctCTCTGACCCTGGGCTGggctcttgcccccccccccccccccatgcagcTGCCTCAGGCCCCTCTCAGCCCCACTCACCCAGCTTCAGCAGCCAGCCCTCGCGGTCGGGGTTGAAGAACGTGTGGGTCAGGTCGTTGCCGTCGTCCTCCGGGATCTTGAAGGGCTCGTTCTTGATGCTCTCGTACAAGTTCTGCCAGGACAGCAGCGGCGCCCGGTTCAGCGGAGGCCTGTCCTTCCCAGCCGGCCGGCCCCGGGGACGGGGCAGCGGCCAGCCCAGTGGACGGGGCGGCGAGGGACGCGCTAGAGATGCTTCCAGGCCAGTGGGCTGGTGCCGCCCACGCTCACGGGGACCCTCCTGAGGACCGAGGCCACGCGCACGGCGGGGAGGACGGGGCTCGCGGGCTCACCCTCAGCAGCTCCTCGGGCAGGTCCCCGCCCTCGTTGATGCCTCGGTTCATGGTGACGAAGCGCTCGGCCGTGGGCTTGTCCCGCACGTTGTGGTTGTGCAGGCTGGTGTTGAGCATGATGATGGCGAAGGACAGCACGTAGCACGTGTCTGCGAGGTCAGAGGGCGGGGCTCagcggcggggccgggaggctggTCTGGGTGCTATGTCAGAGGCCACCGCGTGTGGGAGAGCGGCCTGGGGGTGGCCCCACGGCACACACGCCGCCGACCATCACTGACCTGTGGACTGGAAGACGCCGGGGTTGCATAGGCAGTAGCGGGACGCGAACGCCTCCATCATGCGGTCGATTTTCTGGGCCTCCCCGGGGAGCCGGAAGCTCCACAGGAACTGCCTGGAGAGAAACGAGGCCAGAACGGCCGTCAGGGTCCAGTCCTGGCCTCCCCACTGGCCAGGAGGACCTGTGgcgtggggttggggggggacagcgccctctgggcctcagtgcctACAGCGCCCCCACAGTGCAGGGCCCCTCCCTTGGGCGGGATGGGTAGGGAGGACGGCAGAGCCCGAGGACCCACCGAGCCGCCTGGGTTCCGGCCTCACCACCCACTGACACCCGCCCCAGTCAAGACCCTGAGGCTCTGGCCGGAGGCTGAGCGGCCACGAGAAATGGCGTCCCAGCCACTGGGTCTGTGCCCCCGGACCCGCCCCGACGCGCCCGGCCTGCACCTCCCTACCAGGCAGCTTTCCAAAACAGACTCGGAATCTGCTGCAGCCTCCGACGGGATCCAGCACAGGGCGCCACAGCCCAGTCCGCACGGAGGGCCGCGTGGAGGCCGCACAGCCCCGCCCtgcgcccgcccccctccctgggcGAGTGCTCCCAGCACAGGAGTGGCGTCCAGACCGGGACGCAGTGGCCGGGGCCTCCCAACACACCTGCTCCTCACGGACAGCCGCTGCCGACACTCACCTTAAGGCTTGGACGAGGTTGAGGTCAGCGAACTCGTGGAGCTCGACAAAAGCCTGGAGCACTTTAATGTTAAACTCgtccctggagggagagaggaaggtgctTAGCGGCCCCTGCAGACTATGCCCATCGTTTTAAGACAGGGTTTTGTGGTTTCCACTTCCTGCGACGAAGAGTTAAGATCTCCCGTTTGCAGGCTTGATGCAGAGGGGACTCTAGGGGACTGACTGCGTCCCAGCTGCCAGAGGGAGGGTGGCAGATGGTCATCTGACCCCGAAGGTGTGCTGGGC
The sequence above is a segment of the Myotis daubentonii chromosome 5, mMyoDau2.1, whole genome shotgun sequence genome. Coding sequences within it:
- the CYTH3 gene encoding cytohesin-3, yielding MDEGGGGGGEGGAPEDLSLEEREELLDIRRRKKELIDDIERLKYEIAEVMTEIDNLTSVEESKTSQRNKHIAMGRKKFNMDPKKGIQFLMENGLLQGAPEDVAQFLYKGEGLNKTVIGDYLGERDEFNIKVLQAFVELHEFADLNLVQALRQFLWSFRLPGEAQKIDRMMEAFASRYCLCNPGVFQSTDTCYVLSFAIIMLNTSLHNHNVRDKPTAERFVTMNRGINEGGDLPEELLRNLYESIKNEPFKIPEDDGNDLTHTFFNPDREGWLLKLGGRVKTWKRRWFILTDNCLYYFEYTTDKEPRGIIPLENLSIREVEDPRKPNCFELYNPSHKGQVIKACKTEADGRVVEGNHVVYRISAPSPEEKEEWMKSIRASISRDPFYDMLATRKRRIANKK